CGAGCGCAGCCCGGTCATGGTGGTCAAGGCGGACGGCCGCCGCGTCTCCTACGAGCGGGAGAAGATCCTCGGCGGACTGCTCAAGGCCTGCGAGAAGCGACCGGTCGCGCGCGAGTCGCTCGAGCAACTCGTCGACGGCGTCGAGCGCGACCTCGTCTACGCCAGCCTGGGCGGCGAGCTGACCAGCCAGGCCATCGGCGAGGCGGTGATGGAGCGCCTGCACGCCCTGGACGAGGTGGCCTACGTGCGCTTCGCTTCCGTCTACCGGCGATTTGCCGACCTCAACCACTTCGCGGCGGAGCTCAACCGGCTCCTCGACCAGCGCGAAGGCAAGCAGAAAGGATAGGGTGACGATGAAGACGACGTTGACGGAGCGGCGAACGGCGCTGGCCCTCGCAGCGCTGACCGCGCTGCTCGGCGGACTGGGACTGCTCGGCGCATGCGGCGGCGCGAGCGTCGGGGCGGGCGGGGTGGTCCTCTCGGGAGCGCCCGCCGGGCCGCCGCTGGACTTCAACTTCCAGCCGCCGGCGACGCCGATGCCCTTCAGCGTGGACACCGCGAGCGAGGCCGAGTTCAGCGGGACCTCCTTCATCTCGACCTTCCGCTTCCAGTGGGAGGCTCGCGACTGGCAGGCGGAGGGGGCGGACTGGACCTGCGACCTGCGCTTCAGCAAGCTGAGCGCCGCTCAGCGGCGGGGCAGCGGCGTCGCGATGGAGAGCGAGGACGCGGTCAAGAAGCTCGAGGGCTTCAGCACGCGCTTCCGCAAGACGACCGAGGGCTTCGCCCCCGTCGCGCGGCCGGCCAAGGACAGGGAGTTCCTCGCCATCTTCGATCAGCTGCAGGGTGGGCTCTCGCCGCTGGACTTCAAGGTGCCCGCTACGCCGCCGCGCCTCGGCGACAGCTGGCTGGAGCCCATGGACATCGACGCCCTCGACGTGCTGCGCTCGGCGATGAAGGACTCGACCTTCACCCTCACCTACGCCGCCGACGAGACCAGCCAGGGCCGCGCCTGCGCGCGCATCCGGTACCAGGGCAAAATCGAGCTCGACGGGGTCGTCTCGGCGCCGGCTGGCGCCTCCGAGGGCGGCAGCGCGCAGATCAACGGGCGCATCGAGATCGAGGGCAGCGCGCTCTACGACAAGGCGCGGGGCTTCATGCTCCAGGACGTCGGCAAGTCGAAGCTCATCCTCAAGCAGCGCGCGCTGGACGACAAGGGCGCGGCGACGGGGCCGGAGCAGAGCGTCGTGCAGAACGTGAACTACACGGTCAAGTACCTCGGCAGCTGATGGCCGACGAGCGCCGCGAGAGTCTGCCGCGCATGCCCTTCCTGGCCCACCTGGAAGCGCTGCGCTCCCTGCTCATCGTCGGCGTCATCGCGGTGACGGTGGCGACGGCGGCGGCCTGGACCGTCGCCGGTCGCATCCTCGACTTCCTCGTCACGCTGCTGCCCGCCGGGGCGACGGCCAACGTCTTCGCCCCGGCCGAGGCCTTCATGATCCGGCTCAAGGTGAGCTTCGCGACCGGGCTCTTCGCAAGCGCGCCCGTCCTGCTCTGGAAGCTCTACGACTTCCTGGCGCCCGCGCTCTACCGGCGCGAGCGGGGGCGCCTGCGCGTGCTGCTCGTCCTCTCGGCCCTGCTCTTCTACGCGGGCACGGTCTTCGGCTACTTCGTGATCGTGCCGTTGAGCTTGAACTACTTCTTCGGCCTGGTCACGCCCAGCCTGCACATGACCCTGGGGATCACCGATTTCTTCAACCTCGTCGCCAAGATGAGCGTCGCCTTCGGCATCGCCTTCCAGCTGCCGATCATCATCTTCCTGCTCTCGCTGCTGGGGCTGGTCTCGCCGCGCTGGCTGCTCTCGCAGTGGCAGATGGCGATCGTCGTCGTGCTCGTCCTGAGCGCCGTGCTCACGCCGGGCGGGGACATGGTGGGGCAGACCCTGATGGCGGCGCCGCTCATCCTGCTCTACCTGACGAGCTGTGCGCTCTCGCTGCTCGTGGCGCGCCGCGATCGCGGGCGCGCGGCCAGCGCCTCCGTTGACACCCCGCCCGACCTGTGATAATTTGCGGTCTCGCAGCCATTTAGATCGCTCTCGCGCGGCCGGCCACGAACGCGACGGCCGCCCATCCGCCGCCCCCGGCGCTGGAGACGGATGAAGCCCGCCTTTCTCAAAGGCCTCAAACTGGGTAACTTGCGCCTGCGCGAGGCCCTCGATCGCGATCTCCTGCGCGTCGAGGCGCTGGTCCGCGACAGCCTCCGCGCGGACGAGCCCTTCATCGCCGGCCTCACCGAGACCGTCCTCGCCCCCCCCGGCAAGCGGCTGCGGCCCATCCTCGTGCTGCTGGCCGCCGGCCGGCCGGGCGCCTCCAGCCAGGCCGCGGTGCTCGCCGCCGCCGTCGTCGAGATGATCCACACGGCCACGCTCCTGCACGACGACGTCGTCGACGCGAGCCTGCACCGCCGCGGCCAGCCGACCCTGAACGCCCTCAGCGGCGATGGTGCCGCCATCCTGATGGGCGACTTCGTCTACTCCCGGGCGATCACGCTGCTCGTCGAGGCCGAGTTGACCCAGGTGCTCGGCCTGCTCGCGACGACCGTGCACCGGATGAGCGTCGGCGAGCTGATGCAGCTGGACCTGCGCGACCGCCGCCTGCTCTCGGAGGAGGCCTACCGGCGGGTCATCTACGAGAAGACGGCGCGCCTCATCGAGGCCTGCTGCGCGAGCGGCGCCATCCTCGGCGGCGCCGCGGCGGGCGTCGCCGCGGCCTACAGCGACTTCGGCCGCAACATCGGCATGGCCTTCCAGATCGTCGACGACGTGCTCGACTACGAGGCGGATCCGGCGGTGCTCGGCAAGCCGGTGGGCAGCGACCTCGCCGAGGGCAAGCAGACCCTGCCGCTGCTCCTCGCCCACGCGGCGGCGCCGCCCGCGGGGCGCGCGCGCCTAGAGGCACTGCTGGCGGCCCAGGACGGCGATGCGGCGCGGCAGGAGATCGTCGAGCTGGTGCGCAGCCTCGGCGGCACCGTCGCGGCCCTGGCCGCGGCGCGGCGCTACGGCGAGGCAGCGCGGGCCGCGCTCGCGGGGCTGCCTGCGGGCGAGATCCGCGAGGCCCTGGACGCCACCGTCGACTACGTGGTGGAGCGCGAGCGCTAGCGCTCGCCGGCGGCGGTGCCGCCCGAGCCTGCCCAAGGAGACCCGCGACGATGAGCACGAGCGATAGCCGCAGCCGTGAGAAGCGCCCCGCGCGCAAGGTCGCCGCCGCGGGGGGCGCCGGCAAGCCGGTCGCCGACGCGAGCAGCGCCGAACTGGCCCGTGAGGCCGCCCAGCACGCTCTGGCCAAGAAGGCCGAGGATCTGGTCGTCCTCGACCTGCGCACCTTGAGCCCGATCGCGGACTTCTTCGTCATCGCGACCGGCCTGAGCGATGTGCACGTGCGCGCGATCGCCGACAGCGTGCAGGAGGGGCTGCTCGCCGGCTCGCGGCGCGCCAAGCCCTGGCACCTCGAAGGCAACGACACCCTGCGCTGGGTGTTGCTCGACTACGTGACGGTGGTGGTACACGTCTTCCAGCGCGGGACGCGCGAGTACTACGGCCTCGAGCGGTTCTGGGGCGATGCGCCGCGCGAGGAGATCGCCGACGCGCCGGGCGGCGCCGGAGGCGCCGCGTGAAGGAACGGATCCGGGCGGCGATCGTCGACTACTTCCGCGAGCGGCACGGCGACGTGGACTGGGCCTTCGCCGGCGGCTCGCAAGGCCCGGCCGAGATCGGCCTGCTGCCGCCGCGCGAGAGCGGCCACGGCGATCTCAGCACGAACGTCGCCATGCTGACGGCCAAGGCCTGCGGCCTGCCGTCGCGCGAGCTGGCGACGGCGCTCGCCGCCTGGTGCGCCGAGCGCCTGCCCGGCCTCGTGGCCGAGGTAGCCGGGCCCGGCTTCCTCAACTTCCGCCTGCCGGCGGGCGCCCAGCAGTCCCTGGTCGCGGAGATCCTCGCCGCCGGGCCGGCCTACGGGCGCAGCGATGCCGGCGCCGGCCAAACGATCTGCCTCGAGTTCGTGAGCGCGAATCCGACCGGACCGGCGGTGGTGGTCAGCGCGCGGGCGGCCGCCTTCGGCTCCACGCTCGCGCGCCTGCTCGAGTTCGCCGGCTACCGCGTGACGCGCGAGTTCTACGTCAACGACACCGGCTCGCAGGTCGATGCGCTGGGCGAGAGCCTGCGCGCGCGCCGGCGCGAGCTGGCCGGCGAGCCGCTCGTGTTGCCCGAGAACGGCTACCACGGCCTCTACCTGCGGGAGATGGCGGCGCAGCTCGCGCCAGCCGACGTGAGCCGCTGGGAGGCCCTGCCGCCCGCCGCTTGCCGCGCGGCTTACGCCGGGCACGCGCTCGCCCTGCTCACGGCCGATCTCCGCGCCGAGATGGAGCGCTTCCGCGCCCCCTTCGACGTCTGGTCCAGCGAGCGCAGCCTGCACGAGAGCGGCAAGGTCGCCGAGGTGTTGGCCCGCTTCGAGGCGCAGGGGCTCATCTACGAGGCCGAGGGCGCGCGCTGGTTCCGCGCGAGCGCGTTCGGCGATGACAAGGACCGGGTCGTCCTGCGCGGAGACGGCCGGCCCACCTACTTCCTGGCCGACGCCGCCTACCATCTGGACAAGCTGCGCCGCGGCTTCGCCAAGGCGATCACGGTGCTCGGTCCCGATCACCACGGCCACGTGGCGCGCATGCAGGCGATCGCGCAGGCGATCGGGGCGCCGGCGGGCTGGCTGGAGATCATCGTCCTGCAGCTCGTGACCCTGGTCGAGAACGGCGCGCCGGTGACGATGAGCAAGCGCGCGGGCGAGTTCGTCACGATGGGCGAGCTGGTCGACGACGTCGGCGTCAGCGTGGCGCGCACCTACTTCCTGACACGCCGGCGGGACAGCCATCTGGAGTTCGACCTCGGACAGGCGCGTGAGC
This bacterium DNA region includes the following protein-coding sequences:
- the nrdR gene encoding transcriptional repressor NrdR, translating into ERSPVMVVKADGRRVSYEREKILGGLLKACEKRPVARESLEQLVDGVERDLVYASLGGELTSQAIGEAVMERLHALDEVAYVRFASVYRRFADLNHFAAELNRLLDQREGKQKG
- the tatC gene encoding twin-arginine translocase subunit TatC, producing MRRRERRGGRGGPLGSARRAAAGLQLPAAGDADALQRGHRERGRVQRDLLHLDLPLPVGGSRLAGGGGGLDLRPALQQAERRSAAGQRRRDGERGRGQEARGLQHALPQDDRGLRPRRAAGQGQGVPRHLRSAAGWALAAGLQGARYAAAPRRQLAGAHGHRRPRRAALGDEGLDLHPHLRRRRDQPGPRLRAHPVPGQNRARRGRLGAGWRLRGRQRADQRAHRDRGQRALRQGAGLHAPGRRQVEAHPQAARAGRQGRGDGAGAERRAERELHGQVPRQLMADERRESLPRMPFLAHLEALRSLLIVGVIAVTVATAAAWTVAGRILDFLVTLLPAGATANVFAPAEAFMIRLKVSFATGLFASAPVLLWKLYDFLAPALYRRERGRLRVLLVLSALLFYAGTVFGYFVIVPLSLNYFFGLVTPSLHMTLGITDFFNLVAKMSVAFGIAFQLPIIIFLLSLLGLVSPRWLLSQWQMAIVVVLVLSAVLTPGGDMVGQTLMAAPLILLYLTSCALSLLVARRDRGRAASASVDTPPDL
- a CDS encoding polyprenyl synthetase family protein, with protein sequence MKPAFLKGLKLGNLRLREALDRDLLRVEALVRDSLRADEPFIAGLTETVLAPPGKRLRPILVLLAAGRPGASSQAAVLAAAVVEMIHTATLLHDDVVDASLHRRGQPTLNALSGDGAAILMGDFVYSRAITLLVEAELTQVLGLLATTVHRMSVGELMQLDLRDRRLLSEEAYRRVIYEKTARLIEACCASGAILGGAAAGVAAAYSDFGRNIGMAFQIVDDVLDYEADPAVLGKPVGSDLAEGKQTLPLLLAHAAAPPAGRARLEALLAAQDGDAARQEIVELVRSLGGTVAALAAARRYGEAARAALAGLPAGEIREALDATVDYVVERER
- the rsfS gene encoding ribosome silencing factor, with translation MSTSDSRSREKRPARKVAAAGGAGKPVADASSAELAREAAQHALAKKAEDLVVLDLRTLSPIADFFVIATGLSDVHVRAIADSVQEGLLAGSRRAKPWHLEGNDTLRWVLLDYVTVVVHVFQRGTREYYGLERFWGDAPREEIADAPGGAGGAA
- a CDS encoding arginine--tRNA ligase, which codes for MGVARLRDGGGTRLPARDARVLRPRAVLGRCAARGDRRRAGRRRRRRVKERIRAAIVDYFRERHGDVDWAFAGGSQGPAEIGLLPPRESGHGDLSTNVAMLTAKACGLPSRELATALAAWCAERLPGLVAEVAGPGFLNFRLPAGAQQSLVAEILAAGPAYGRSDAGAGQTICLEFVSANPTGPAVVVSARAAAFGSTLARLLEFAGYRVTREFYVNDTGSQVDALGESLRARRRELAGEPLVLPENGYHGLYLREMAAQLAPADVSRWEALPPAACRAAYAGHALALLTADLRAEMERFRAPFDVWSSERSLHESGKVAEVLARFEAQGLIYEAEGARWFRASAFGDDKDRVVLRGDGRPTYFLADAAYHLDKLRRGFAKAITVLGPDHHGHVARMQAIAQAIGAPAGWLEIIVLQLVTLVENGAPVTMSKRAGEFVTMGELVDDVGVSVARTYFLTRRRDSHLEFDLGQAREQSAKSRVFYAQYATARIAGVLRKAAEAGLGAAGLPAAAALGRLASEEELELVRQLGEFPALVAGAAAAREPNRLFNYLSDVAAAFHRFYHERTVVGEDAELSAARLALCRAAQRVLLSGLELMGVDAPERM